The following coding sequences are from one Microtus pennsylvanicus isolate mMicPen1 chromosome 1, mMicPen1.hap1, whole genome shotgun sequence window:
- the LOC142842008 gene encoding vomeronasal type-1 receptor 4-like, with the protein MLINNSILSVFLISQLCIGVIGNTSLFILYIYIFFFKPHFKKLIDLFFLHLTIANIMTIIFTLIPDIVATFDVPNFLDDVGCKAFSCIYRISRGLSISTTCILSTFQAVTVTPSNSQWVWLKHKLSTWTFAFLLCSWLINLAIYGYMVEMVIAKTNYTHLGNGYLHAYCQNRNFGNNNSGSFLSIIFMHDLSYVGIMMWTSLYMVILLYRHRKRAQYLRSPSLSSQQSPELRATHSILLLVSCFVTLYWLNNFITLYGFYAQTKIPRLEAVNAFWATCYPTICPFLIMKNNKLILHFTSSFSALRMTCFQRARHG; encoded by the coding sequence ATGCTTATAAATAATTCCATCTTGAGTGTCTTTCTCATATCTCAGTTATGCATTGGTGTCATAGGGAACACATCACTGTtcattttatacatttacattttcttctttaagccTCATTTTAAGAAGTTAATAGATCTGTTTTTCCTGCACCTGACAATAGCTAATATAATGACTATCATTTTCACGTTGATACCAGATATTGTGGCAACCTTTGACGTACCCAATTTTCTGGATGATGTCGGCTGTAAGGCTTTTTCATGTATATACAGAATTTCCCGCGGTCTGTCCATCAGTACCACCTGTATTCTAAGCACATTTCAAGCTGTCACCGTGACTCCCAGTAATTCTCAGTGGGTGTGGCTTAAGCACAAACTCTCAACGTGGACGTTTGCTTTTTTACTTTGCTCCTGGCTCATTAACCTGGCTATCTATGGATATATGGTTGAAATGGTAATAGCCAAAACCAATTATACTCATCTTGGAAATGGATATTTGCATGCTTACTGTCAAAACAGGAATTTTGGGAACAATAATTCAGGATCATTTTTGAGTATCATATTCATGCATGATCTCTCATATGTGGGCATCATGATGTGGACCAGCCTGTACATGGTAATTCTCCTCTACAGACACCGCAAGAGAGCCCAGTATCTCCGCAGCCCAAGCCTCTCCAGCCAGCAATCTCCTGAGCTCAGAGCCACTCACAGCATCTTGCTGCTGGTGAGCTGTTTTGTGACCTTGTATTGGTTGAATAACTTTATCACCCTTTATGGGTTTTATgcacaaacaaaaattccaagaTTGGAGGCAGTTAATGCATTTTGGGCAACATGCTATCCAACCATCTGCCCTTTTTTAATAATGAAGAATAATAAACTTATTTTGcacttcacttcttccttttcagcACTGAGAATGACCTGTTTTCAACGTGCACGCCATGGCTGA
- the LOC142856192 gene encoding vomeronasal type-1 receptor 4-like has product MDIYTDPGGIRVTDAGMAPSSSPGLDASTAPDLLHLTNLILRYAVLGLFLISQLCVGVIGNTSLFILYIYTFFFKPHFKKLIDLLFMHLTIANMVTIIFTLIPDIVASFGVPNFLDDVGCKVVLCIYRISCSLSISTTCILSRFQAVTVTPSNSQWVWLKHKLSTWMLSSLLCSWLINLTIYGFVVETVIAKTNFTHLGNGYLHAYCQNRNFGNNNSGSFLSIILTYDLLYVAIMIWTSLYMVILLYRHRKRAQYLHSTRLSSQQSPELRATHSILLLVSCFVILYWLNNLITLYGFYAQTKIPRLGGINSFWATCYPTICPMEFLLTIEQMNFPILTVTFLSWQLERPRSCIRTFQILVEPPVAAASAAWIAGTGGGAGIETQRLLSCLKGLIFPKKIV; this is encoded by the exons ATGGACATCTACACAGACCCTGGCGGCATTAGGGTCACAGACGCAGGCATGGCACCCAGCTCCAGCCCTGGCCTGGATGCCAGCACGGCACCAG ACCTATTACATCTGACAAACTTGATTCTGAGATATGCTGTCTTGGGACTCTTTCTCATATCTCAGTTATGTGTTGGTGTCATAGGGAACACATCActgttcattttatatatttacacttTCTTCTTTAAGCCTCATTTTAAGAAGTTAATAGATCTGCTTTTCATGCACCTGACAATAGCTAATATGGTGACGATCATATTCACGTTGATACCGGATATCGTGGCATCCTTTGGAGTACCCAATTTTCTGGATGATGTCGGCTGTAAggttgttttatgtatatacagAATTTCCTGCAGTCTGTCCATCAGTACCACCTGTATTCTAAGCAGATTTCAAGCTGTCACCGTGACTCCCAGTAATTCTCAGTGGGTTTGGCTTAAGCACAAACTCTCAACGTGGATGCTTTCTTCCCTACTCTGCTCCTGGCTCATTAACCTGACCATCTATGGATTTGTGGTTGAAACGGTAATAGCCAAAACCAATTTTACTCATCTTGGAAATGGATATTTGCATGCTTACTGTCAAAACAGGAATTTTGGGAACAATAATTCAGGATCATTTTTGAGTATCATATTAACGTATGATCTCTTATATGTGGCCATCATGATATGGACCAGCCTCTACATGGTAATTCTCCTCTACAGACACCGCAAGAGAGCCCAGTATCTCCACAGCACAAGGCTCTCAAGCCAGCAATCTCCTGAGCTCAGAGCCACTCACAGCATCTTGCTGCTGGTGAGCTGTTTTGTGATCTTGTATTGGTTGAACAACTTGATCACCCTTTATGGGTTTTATgcacaaacaaaaattccaagaTTGGGGGGAATTAATTCATTTTGGGCAACATGCTATCCAACCATCTGTCCTATGGAATTTCTTTTAACCATTGAACAAATGAATTTCCCTATCTTAACTGTTACCTTCCTAAG CTGGCAGCTGGAGCGACCCCGTTCATGTATCCGCACTTTCCAGATCTTGGTGGAGCCTCCAGTtgctgcagccagtgcagcctggataGCCGGGACTGgcgggggtgctgggattgagacacagaggcttctttccTGTTTGAAAGGTCTGATCTTTCCCAAGAAGATTGTGTAA